A genomic region of Rubrivirga sp. SAORIC476 contains the following coding sequences:
- a CDS encoding ROK family protein, producing MLHASSEYAVGVDLGGTNLKVALVERAEGIVRQAVLPTEADQGPERVLQRIVEGVVRVVQGFEAHGRVEGIGIGAPGVVSMDRSTVIRPPNIPGWDSVHLGDHLGPMLSAAGIDVAGPIIAENDANAAALGSAFYGSGRPFDSFVMVTLGTGVGGAIVFDNRLFRGVTGAAGEIGHMSIDYEGPYDRAGVAGAIEAYLGQRFLSRHARYQLLARDTDLHETSGDDLKDVTPERVHSAALAGDEAAIEVLAWAGHKLGVLLGSVVNLLDIRKVIVGGGVSRAGDLLLEPARRAMLRAVIPSMSEGIEIVQETRGNDVAMLGAARLVFEHIDDAT from the coding sequence ATGCTGCATGCCTCTTCCGAGTATGCCGTCGGCGTCGATCTCGGCGGGACGAACCTGAAGGTTGCGCTTGTCGAGCGCGCCGAGGGGATCGTCCGCCAGGCCGTCCTCCCCACCGAGGCGGACCAGGGACCGGAGCGCGTGCTCCAACGGATCGTGGAGGGGGTGGTGCGCGTGGTCCAGGGCTTCGAGGCGCACGGTCGGGTGGAAGGCATCGGCATCGGGGCGCCGGGGGTGGTTTCGATGGACCGCTCGACGGTCATCCGCCCACCCAACATCCCCGGTTGGGACTCCGTCCACCTCGGCGACCACCTCGGCCCCATGCTCAGTGCGGCAGGCATCGACGTGGCTGGGCCGATCATCGCCGAGAATGACGCCAACGCGGCCGCCCTGGGCTCGGCGTTCTACGGCTCCGGGCGTCCCTTCGACTCGTTCGTGATGGTGACGCTGGGGACCGGCGTCGGCGGAGCGATCGTGTTCGACAACCGGCTCTTTCGCGGCGTCACCGGGGCCGCGGGTGAGATCGGGCACATGTCGATCGACTACGAAGGACCGTACGACCGCGCGGGCGTCGCAGGCGCCATCGAGGCCTACCTCGGACAGCGGTTTCTCTCCCGGCACGCCCGCTACCAGCTCCTCGCCCGCGATACGGATCTCCACGAGACGTCGGGCGATGACCTCAAGGACGTGACGCCCGAGCGAGTCCACTCGGCCGCGCTCGCGGGAGACGAGGCAGCCATCGAGGTGCTCGCGTGGGCGGGCCACAAGCTGGGCGTCCTGCTCGGGTCCGTGGTCAACCTGCTGGACATCCGCAAGGTCATCGTCGGCGGCGGCGTGTCGCGAGCCGGAGACCTGCTGCTCGAACCGGCCCGCCGGGCGATGCTGCGGGCCGTCATCCCGTCCATGTCGGAGGGGATCGAGATCGTGCAGGAGACACGGGGCAACGATGTCGCGATGCTGGGCGCCGCGCGCCTGGTGTTCGAGCACATCGACGACGCCACTTGA
- a CDS encoding septum formation initiator family protein has protein sequence MSKRLRRNVLLLGLVGLALWVAFFDSHSVLRRVSYAHELDRLTVENDRLTAENEALASMLEAGLDDATLERVAREEYGMRRPGERVYRVEAGE, from the coding sequence ATGTCGAAGCGTCTCCGCCGCAACGTGCTTCTGCTGGGCCTCGTCGGGCTCGCCCTCTGGGTCGCCTTTTTCGACAGCCACAGCGTGCTCCGTCGCGTCAGCTACGCCCACGAACTGGACCGGCTGACGGTGGAGAACGACCGACTGACGGCAGAAAACGAGGCCCTGGCATCGATGCTGGAAGCAGGCCTGGACGATGCGACCCTGGAGCGCGTCGCTAGGGAGGAGTACGGCATGCGACGCCCGGGTGAGCGCGTCTACCGAGTGGAGGCCGGCGAGTAG